The following are encoded in a window of Cinclus cinclus chromosome 32, bCinCin1.1, whole genome shotgun sequence genomic DNA:
- the EPHX3 gene encoding epoxide hydrolase 3, with amino-acid sequence MPRRLLSLLLAPTRLLLALRGLLARGGLAVAAVASGVAFGLWGVALLLRRGPRAAFGWHRREVAPAGLADGKFGEHRYLRLQGSGLRLHYVTRGPPGAPLMLLLHGFPQNWFCWRHLMQELSPRFRVVALDLRGYGDSEKPPGRASYRLELLLGDIREVIEALGTPAGTPRCVLVGHDWGGVLAWEVASSHPQLVEKLVVMDAPQRGVMAAFTARHPSQLLRSCYIFLFQLPWLPELLLSLGDFQLVRTFLTSVQTGIQDPAWRLSEQELDSYLFGLSQPGGLSPPLHYYRNLFRDAPVPREPPPPPTLLLWGSRDAFLDPRLGPAHLRWLHPHARLRLLPGASHWLPEEKPRPLAKLIGEFLEGGAEEGS; translated from the exons ATGCCTCGCCgcctcctgtccctcctgctgGCCCCCACGCGGCTCCTGCTCGCCCTTCGGGGTCTCCTGGCCCGGGGGGGACTCGCGGTGGCCGCGGTGGCCTCGGGGGTGGCCTTTGGGCTCTGGGGGGTGGCGCTGCTGCTGCGCCGCGGGCCCCGCGCCGCGTTCGGGTGGCACCGCCGGGAGGTGGCACCGGCCGGGCTGGCAGATGGCAAATTTGGGGAGCACCGGTACCTGCGGCTGCAG GGCTCGGGGCTCCGTCTCCATTACGTCACCCGGGGTCCCCCCGGCGCCcccctgatgctgctgctgcacggCTTCCCCCAGAACTG GTTCTGCTGGCGTCACCTGATGCAGGAGCTGAGTCCCCGTTTCCGGGTGGTGGCCCTGGACCTTCGGGGCTACGGGGACTCGGAGAAGCCCCCGGGCAGGGCCAGCTACagactggagctgctgctcgGGGACATCCGCGAGGTCATCGAGGCCCTGGGGACGCCGGCGGGGACCCCCCGATGTGTCCTGGTGGGACACGACTGGGGAGGGGTCCTGGCCTGGGAGGTGGCCTCCAGTCACCCCCAGCTGGTGGAGAAACTGGTGGTGATGGACGCGCCGCAGAGGGGGGTGATGGCAG cgtTCACAGCCCGTCACCCGTCGCAGCTGCTCCGTTCCTGTTACATTTTCCTGttccagctgccctggctgccggagctgctcctgtccctgggtGACTTCCAG CTGGTGAGGACGTTCCTGACCAGTGTCCAGACAGGGATCCAGGACCCGGCCTGGCGGCTCTCggagcaggagctggactcgTATCTGTTCGGCCTCTCCCAGCCCGGGGGGCTCAGCCCCCCCCTGCACTACTACCGCAACCTCTTCCG ggacGCCCCCGtgccccgggagccgccccctccccccactctgctgctctggggttcCCGTGACGCGTTCCTGGACCCGCGCCTTGGCCCCGCCCACCTGCGCTGGCTCCACCCACACGCCAGGCTCCGCCTCCTGCCCGGAGCCTCCCATTGGCTGCCCGAGGAGAAGCCCCGCCCGCTAGCAAAGCTGATTGGAGAATTCCTGGAGGGAGGGGCCGAGGAGGGGTCGTAG